From the Candidatus Nomurabacteria bacterium genome, one window contains:
- a CDS encoding peptidoglycan-binding protein produces the protein MSKFTKFAVVAFAFVAVLALAKSTYALVTVPPNLSQGSSGTQVVNLQTALGGLTADGNFGPLTKAAVVSYQSAHGLTADGVVGPMTAASINGMATGSYPAGCTSNTGYSVTTGASCAAATTLPAGCTSTVGFSPTTGVSCAGTTTPTGPLAGSFGDISNVTELGSYSGEEVGEGQDDVTVAGFEVEATNDGDIEISSMKIQFDSTGNTGSLHLDDYIDSISIMMGSTEVGSADVDEFTESSDIYTRTVSLDGAVIRADETENFYIVVNAAGTFDSSDLTGDSWDVDVLNIRFVDGSGVTTTDDSTGDMPGMDVTIDFVSFSDAADTELVVTLDSDSPEAGIALVSDTGSTDDVSLLMGTLEAEGDSDIIIDELPITFTATSSGTANGIDDIATSVKLIIDGEEYTETMTITAALTGTITFDNLDFTLSAGDTVDFEVQADIKEIDGTVFAEGDTLLASLTSTNNDYIDAEDEEGDQLTDDTEKTGTATGEAQQLRSNGIMVTFVSASVGSISDGGSANDDLGSFTIKYKVKAVGETIYVSSLADDTTGANTDGYTSVTVDRAGTATTGGVSAVLANTTNTSVNAAGLFELTNGEENTFEVTVSVQLPTAGAAGLYRAALSGIRWTTTSTDATPSNSYTSNLDSFKTSYGTLN, from the coding sequence ATGAGTAAATTTACAAAATTCGCAGTTGTTGCTTTCGCTTTTGTTGCAGTTCTTGCACTAGCAAAATCAACATATGCTTTGGTTACAGTTCCTCCAAACCTTTCACAAGGTTCAAGTGGAACACAAGTAGTAAACCTACAGACAGCTCTTGGAGGTCTTACTGCAGACGGCAACTTTGGTCCTTTGACTAAGGCAGCTGTTGTTTCTTATCAATCAGCTCACGGTCTTACAGCTGATGGTGTTGTTGGTCCTATGACTGCAGCATCTATCAACGGTATGGCTACTGGCTCTTACCCAGCGGGATGTACTTCAAACACAGGCTACAGTGTAACAACTGGCGCTTCATGTGCTGCAGCTACAACTCTTCCAGCAGGATGTACTTCAACAGTAGGATTTTCTCCTACAACTGGAGTTTCATGTGCAGGAACAACAACTCCAACTGGTCCTCTAGCAGGATCTTTCGGAGATATCTCTAACGTTACAGAACTTGGTTCATACAGTGGCGAAGAGGTTGGTGAGGGACAAGATGATGTTACAGTTGCAGGTTTCGAAGTTGAAGCTACAAACGATGGTGATATCGAAATCTCATCTATGAAGATTCAATTCGATTCAACTGGAAACACTGGTTCACTACACCTAGATGACTACATTGATTCAATCTCAATCATGATGGGTTCAACAGAAGTTGGCTCAGCAGACGTTGATGAATTCACAGAATCATCTGATATCTACACAAGAACAGTATCACTTGACGGTGCTGTTATTAGAGCAGACGAAACTGAGAACTTCTACATCGTAGTTAATGCTGCAGGAACATTCGATTCTTCAGATCTTACTGGAGATTCATGGGATGTTGATGTACTTAACATAAGATTCGTTGATGGATCAGGTGTTACAACAACTGATGACTCAACAGGTGATATGCCAGGAATGGATGTTACTATTGACTTCGTTTCATTCTCAGATGCTGCTGATACTGAACTAGTAGTTACACTAGACTCAGATTCACCAGAAGCTGGAATCGCATTGGTAAGTGATACAGGTTCAACAGATGACGTATCTCTACTTATGGGAACTCTTGAAGCAGAAGGAGATTCAGACATCATTATCGATGAACTTCCTATCACTTTCACAGCAACTTCTTCAGGAACTGCTAACGGTATCGATGATATCGCTACATCTGTTAAGTTGATAATTGACGGTGAGGAATACACAGAGACAATGACAATCACTGCTGCTCTTACAGGTACAATCACATTCGATAACCTAGACTTCACACTTTCTGCTGGTGATACAGTAGACTTCGAAGTTCAAGCTGACATAAAAGAAATCGATGGAACTGTATTCGCAGAAGGAGACACATTGCTTGCATCTTTGACTTCAACAAACAATGACTACATTGATGCTGAGGACGAAGAAGGTGATCAATTGACAGATGATACAGAGAAAACTGGTACTGCTACAGGTGAGGCTCAACAGCTTCGCTCAAACGGAATCATGGTTACTTTCGTATCAGCTTCAGTTGGTTCAATATCTGATGGTGGATCAGCAAACGATGACCTAGGATCATTTACTATCAAGTACAAGGTGAAGGCTGTTGGAGAAACAATTTACGTTTCTTCACTTGCTGACGATACAACAGGTGCAAACACAGATGGTTACACATCTGTAACTGTTGACCGTGCAGGAACTGCTACAACAGGTGGAGTTTCAGCTGTACTTGCTAACACAACTAACACTTCTGTAAATGCTGCAGGTCTATTTGAACTTACAAATGGTGAAGAAAACACATTTGAGGTTACGGTTTCAGTTCAGCTTCCTACAGCTGGAGCAGCAGGTCTATACCGCGCTGCACTATCTGGAATCCGATGGACAACAACATCAACAGATGCAACACCAAGTAACTCTTACACTTCAAACCTTGACTCATTTAAGACTTCATACGGAACTCTTAACTAG
- a CDS encoding O-antigen ligase family protein, translating into MSKNQLKSGIFELIRYVLVGFIALFPIILFKGYLYNGTSSRAIFLMIIIEILAIIFAISLFKKNREVKLFKSPIALVLSMYFIVLVLAGLNGVDPSISFWSKAARVSGIFFFSHLVMIYYFLSYLFKDEEVQRGFLKVFAVSSGIFSVLSLLGPEGLGLIFKTRLWDGFSFGNSTFAAMYLFAAFLISIYLVRSTESSEKKWWHRLLPVAFFINPYIISHKVWKGQVDLVTNPMGIVGEARAGAYVLAISLFALVVFYFGSKISSAKIRRGLIWGALVITLVSSAVLIRSFLAEDGYLRGVYLSQATSARPIVWELSANMIKERPLLGWGTDNFDRGFEQNYDNRLLEERFGNEAWFDRAHNVFIDQAVDTGYIGLSFYLLVYFVVLGSLVYVLLKSKEKNDQLLASILIIYFLGHLAELQTAFDTTISLVAVLIMIALASNLYRKTYIENNKESNHTLAVPVYIKYIGAVCLIGYFGWAFFAGTMPIARAEHTNGTIRTVGSAEKRLPMYPVLFGSPMDLPSFLWRTSTDFQRGISENPASIENPKNQENFKKELEIFANEYKNYLDSHPNDIRAHFNYADVLMYSNLLGVNRLEEASLVLDKAIEMNPEIPQGYWMKSVLSLYQGKFNLAREWAQKGLAINPNIEKSQQVVSYIDKNIKSFPEVSLYFFDKI; encoded by the coding sequence ATGTCTAAAAATCAATTAAAAAGTGGAATATTTGAACTAATCAGATATGTTTTGGTGGGATTTATTGCACTTTTCCCAATAATTTTATTTAAAGGTTATTTGTACAACGGAACATCATCCCGGGCTATTTTTCTGATGATTATAATTGAGATCCTGGCTATCATATTTGCCATATCTCTATTTAAAAAAAACAGGGAAGTGAAACTTTTCAAGTCACCTATAGCCTTAGTTTTGTCTATGTATTTTATTGTTTTGGTTTTAGCTGGTCTAAACGGTGTAGATCCATCAATATCTTTTTGGTCTAAGGCAGCACGCGTAAGTGGTATATTTTTCTTTTCTCATCTTGTGATGATTTACTACTTCTTGTCATATTTATTTAAAGACGAAGAAGTCCAAAGAGGTTTCTTGAAGGTTTTTGCAGTTTCATCAGGTATTTTTTCAGTACTATCTCTACTAGGTCCGGAAGGATTGGGTCTTATATTTAAAACAAGGTTGTGGGATGGGTTTTCTTTTGGTAACTCGACTTTCGCTGCAATGTATTTGTTTGCTGCATTTTTGATTTCTATATACCTTGTTCGCTCGACAGAAAGTAGTGAAAAAAAGTGGTGGCATAGACTTTTGCCTGTCGCATTTTTTATAAACCCTTATATCATAAGTCATAAGGTTTGGAAGGGGCAGGTGGATTTGGTTACTAATCCTATGGGGATTGTCGGAGAAGCTCGTGCGGGTGCGTATGTTTTAGCTATATCACTTTTTGCTTTAGTAGTTTTTTATTTCGGTTCAAAAATATCAAGTGCAAAGATAAGGAGAGGGCTGATATGGGGTGCTCTAGTAATAACCCTAGTCTCTTCTGCTGTGCTGATAAGATCTTTCTTGGCTGAAGATGGGTATCTAAGAGGAGTTTATTTGAGTCAGGCAACAAGTGCTAGACCTATAGTCTGGGAACTATCTGCAAATATGATAAAGGAAAGACCATTGCTCGGATGGGGAACTGACAACTTTGATCGAGGGTTTGAACAAAATTATGACAATAGACTTCTAGAAGAGCGTTTCGGTAACGAAGCTTGGTTCGACAGAGCACACAATGTATTTATCGATCAAGCAGTAGACACTGGATATATTGGGTTGTCTTTCTACCTGCTTGTGTATTTTGTTGTACTGGGTTCACTAGTTTATGTGTTACTAAAATCAAAAGAAAAAAATGATCAACTCTTAGCTTCAATATTGATAATTTACTTTTTAGGACACTTAGCGGAACTTCAAACAGCTTTTGATACCACTATATCTCTGGTTGCGGTTTTGATTATGATTGCACTAGCTTCAAATCTATACCGTAAAACTTATATCGAAAACAATAAAGAAAGTAATCATACTTTAGCTGTTCCTGTATATATAAAATATATAGGTGCAGTTTGTTTGATTGGATATTTTGGTTGGGCATTTTTCGCTGGGACTATGCCTATAGCTCGAGCTGAACATACAAATGGAACTATTCGTACAGTTGGAAGTGCTGAGAAGAGATTGCCGATGTATCCTGTACTTTTTGGTTCACCTATGGATCTGCCTTCTTTTCTCTGGAGAACATCGACTGATTTCCAAAGAGGAATATCAGAAAATCCAGCGTCAATCGAAAATCCAAAAAACCAAGAAAACTTCAAAAAAGAACTTGAGATATTTGCAAATGAATACAAAAATTATTTAGACAGTCATCCAAATGATATTCGCGCGCATTTTAACTACGCCGATGTGTTGATGTATAGCAATCTGCTTGGGGTAAATAGGCTCGAGGAAGCAAGTTTGGTATTAGACAAAGCTATAGAGATGAATCCTGAGATTCCACAAGGGTATTGGATGAAATCTGTCCTGTCTTTGTATCAAGGTAAATTTAATCTTGCTCGTGAGTGGGCGCAAAAAGGACTTGCGATCAATCCAAACATAGAAAAGAGTCAGCAAGTTGTATCTTATATAGATAAAAATATAAAATCTTTTCCTGAAGTTAGTTTATATTTCTTCGATAAAATTTAA
- a CDS encoding DNA translocase FtsK 4TM domain-containing protein, producing MAKNIAKNSKKGDVGKKTSSDVKKVPVSRLKDETKNGVYAILCLTIAFFLLLSLWNNAGVAGSFFYNLFSKLLGVGYYLLPIFSIALGISFLRSERPSLALTHSIGTALFFISVLGIIDIVVLSNTLPGGYIGRIIAWPFVALFDTYASILFLGALLIISIFILFDTRPNMGTLPVRVRNFLFGKKDNEEEMETEAYVAKPEDTTNPEPEKIEEIKKSEPETKKKDGKDSVADEEFVLAKSKNKASTYTPPPLSLLEPDKGKPNVGDIKANANIIQRTLANFGIIVEMDEITIGPTVTRYALKPAQGVKLSRIAALQNDLALALAAHPIRMELPIPGKSLVGIEIPNKTKSTVGLGALLADPNFINSPKPLIFALGRNVAGKPTHINIAKAPHALIAGTTGSGKSVTIHALITSLLYRNGPEDLKFIMVDPKRVELTLYNKIPHLLTPVITDAKKCILALKWAAKEMERRYDILQSHSVRDIESYHDNIYAKKPKDSEEIMDRMPYIVIIIDELADIMQAYPRELESAIVRLAQMSRAVGIHLILSTQRPEVNVITGLIKANVPTRIALRVPTQVDSRTILDTSGAEKLLGAGDMLFSGGEGQPERLQSAFISEDEVKKL from the coding sequence ATGGCAAAAAATATAGCTAAAAATAGCAAGAAGGGTGATGTTGGTAAAAAGACCTCTTCTGATGTAAAAAAAGTGCCTGTTTCTAGATTAAAAGATGAGACAAAAAATGGAGTTTACGCGATATTGTGTCTGACTATAGCATTCTTTCTACTTCTATCTCTTTGGAACAATGCTGGCGTAGCTGGATCATTTTTCTACAATTTATTTTCAAAATTATTGGGTGTTGGATATTATCTACTTCCAATATTTTCTATCGCTCTTGGTATATCTTTTCTTAGATCCGAAAGACCTAGTTTGGCACTAACGCACTCCATAGGAACTGCACTCTTTTTTATATCTGTTTTAGGTATTATCGATATTGTAGTTTTATCAAACACCTTACCGGGTGGATACATAGGACGGATAATCGCATGGCCTTTTGTCGCACTATTTGATACATATGCAAGTATTTTATTTTTAGGAGCACTACTAATAATCTCAATATTTATATTATTTGATACTCGACCAAACATGGGCACACTTCCTGTTCGGGTTAGAAATTTCTTGTTTGGTAAAAAAGACAACGAAGAAGAAATGGAAACTGAGGCATATGTAGCCAAACCAGAAGACACCACAAATCCTGAGCCAGAAAAAATAGAAGAAATAAAAAAATCTGAACCAGAAACAAAAAAGAAAGATGGCAAAGATTCTGTGGCAGACGAAGAATTCGTTTTAGCTAAATCAAAAAATAAAGCTAGTACTTACACTCCCCCACCTCTATCACTTCTAGAACCAGACAAAGGCAAGCCAAATGTTGGAGACATAAAAGCAAACGCAAATATAATTCAGCGCACTTTAGCAAACTTTGGAATTATAGTAGAGATGGATGAGATAACTATCGGACCTACTGTTACAAGATACGCACTGAAGCCTGCCCAAGGTGTGAAGCTTTCTCGTATCGCAGCACTGCAAAATGACCTAGCTCTCGCACTTGCCGCCCATCCTATACGTATGGAGTTGCCTATTCCTGGAAAGTCACTCGTGGGAATAGAGATCCCGAACAAAACAAAATCAACTGTCGGTCTCGGTGCACTTCTTGCAGATCCGAACTTTATAAATTCTCCAAAACCTTTGATATTTGCACTTGGAAGAAATGTTGCGGGTAAGCCTACTCATATAAATATAGCCAAAGCTCCTCATGCCCTTATTGCGGGTACAACTGGATCTGGTAAATCTGTCACCATACACGCACTTATTACTTCACTTCTATATAGAAACGGACCTGAGGACCTAAAATTCATAATGGTGGATCCAAAACGCGTAGAACTAACTCTATACAACAAGATCCCCCACCTTCTTACGCCTGTTATTACTGACGCCAAGAAATGTATATTGGCGCTTAAGTGGGCAGCAAAAGAAATGGAAAGACGTTATGACATACTACAGAGTCATTCTGTTCGAGATATTGAGTCATACCATGACAATATATATGCCAAAAAACCAAAAGATAGTGAAGAGATTATGGACCGTATGCCTTATATAGTTATCATAATCGACGAGTTGGCTGATATTATGCAAGCTTATCCTCGTGAACTAGAGAGTGCTATCGTTCGCCTAGCACAAATGTCTCGCGCTGTCGGAATACATCTTATACTCTCTACTCAGAGACCTGAGGTAAACGTGATCACAGGACTTATCAAGGCAAACGTACCTACTCGTATAGCTCTACGTGTTCCTACTCAAGTAGACTCTCGAACAATTCTAGATACAAGCGGAGCTGAAAAACTTCTAGGAGCTGGAGATATGCTCTTCTCTGGAGGAGAAGGTCAACCAGAACGTCTACAATCTGCATTTATATCAGAAGACGAGGTCAAAAAGTTGTAA